DNA from Strix aluco isolate bStrAlu1 chromosome 2, bStrAlu1.hap1, whole genome shotgun sequence:
CTAGAATGATTACTAAAAATTACAGCTGATAAACTGATACCAAAATACAACATTGACAGTATTCGTTGGGGTCTGACACTCTTTTTGACGAGGCGGATTCGTTTGGCAAATGATGATCCGGTTTTCTTCCtgtaagagaaaagggaaaacgTGGTTCTTTCGAACCGGTTTCAAAAAGAAGGGATTATCCATCTAGTATTAATTTTGTGGCCTTTTCCACTGGCATCAGTAATCATCAGATCGCCCTGTTGATTTGTGGTGAACTGTCTTACATAAGTCCATAAGCTACCACCTGGCTCACCTGGTAGGGATGGCAAAACGGGTTTCCTGGCTTAACTTCAGAGCCCTGGTGTTCCGGAAAGGGAAGTATTGGTCAGGGCATTTTCTCATCTAAAAGTCTTATCTGGGCCTTTCCACACTTTCATTGGTGATTGTAGGCTAGTAAGGGGTAACCCATCCATAAGCTCCCTGGGGATTTCTTTGCATAGGACATCTTTCCAAAGTCAGTTCCTTGTTATCCCTGACCCGTGGATTTTTCCAGGGTGGTGGTTCTTTCAAGGGCCAGTTCTCAAATTCCATTCTCCTAACCTCAGCTTTGCCtctttgttccccccccccccccccccccccccccgattccTACATTGTAGcagtaaattcacagaatcacagaatcatctcggttgaaaaagaccttgaagatcatccagtccaaccattaacctcccACTGCCttttcccaactccaccagatccctcagcgctctCGTGATCAGCAAGTACAAACCAGCCTTCTTCCTCAGTTGTTCCAAGTTATTACCACCGTGTATACATTATTCCACAAGCTAATTGACCTGACAACTACATGTCACTGATCTCTTCCAAATAGCatacttaaattttattttaatacattctcTAAATAATGTTTATCACTGTATCTGTCAGGTGGTTGTTGTCCACACTGTATGCTGTAAATTCCTTTAACTGTTCGTCCCATGTCATACCTTGAAATTCCTCTACTGGACTTGCAGCCCTCGTCTGGCATTGTTCCACTTTATCTCAGACTTTTGGAAGCCAATGTAGATCCTATTTCTGCATGTCAAAACATTTGCAAGGTACAGCAGGAAATGTGCCACTGTACAGAATCCTACTCTAGGCAGAGCATCCATTagacaaaagaaacaggagaaaattctGTTACCTGATTTAATATCCacgaaaagaaaaatcacttcatGATGTTTATGAACTCTTTGGGACAGTCTGTGGAAGCAACAAAATTTAACATGAGCTTAGAAACCATTGTGTCATTTAAGTAAACGGTGGCTCCCCTGCAGTGCTCCAAGctaatttgttgtttttctgaagcCAAGCATTTTTATGTCTGAATATATATCCATGAGGGAAATGTATACATTaatgcatacatatgtataaaataaaaccaagcaaatagTAAACCAGTCACTATTAAGAACTGAGTTTTTAAAGACTACAAGAATATACTGTGGAGATAAAATAGGTGCTGTACTCACTCATGTCTTTATGAAATGTACTCATTCAAATCAATTATCCTTTCACAGATGTGATTCCATAAAGGGATAATTAGTTCATGTCTGTTACCAACTCCTGTGCAATCTCTCCCCAAGTGAGGGGGAATTCCGCCAGGGCAGGTTGGGTTTGGTTTCTTCCTGGCATTAACATTTCCGCCAAGCGCTCAGGGGTTGGGAATGCCACCCTTAAAGGGTCTTGGATTGGTGTAGCACATAGTTTTAGGGAGTCAGGAGGCCCTTTATCAGAGGTTTCATTCGATTGGGGTCAGCTCTTCGCAGAATCAGGGAGGGTTGGTCGGGTATTAGATGCCTGTTGTGCATAAACTGAAGACAAGCAGCTTTCTGCACACTTTGGGTAATTTGGTCCAGCCCTGGAGTCCACCACTCAAATTTAACAGACCACACCCCCCTTCCTCTTTTAACAACATCATATCTAAAGCTAAACGGGTTTGAGGTGTCATCTTTGATACTTGTTGGGCTTGTAAATTCAGTTCTCCTAAAGCATAACTTGTCCAGTTACTTAGAAGCTGGACTTGCCCGGTGATGTTTTCTAGAACAAATTGATGTCACCTCAGGGTTACAGATGGAGTAAAGACGTTTTCAAACATTAGCGCTGCTAATTGTCCGTGGGTATAATAATCAGGGATTTCAACTCCCCTCATTGCCCATTTAGGTCAGGCCTTTGGGGCATCTGCTGTTTCTCTACGCAGCCATCAGGAAGGGGTAGTAAAATTGGAAACACGAGAGGGGCACGTGGACAGGATGACCAGTCCACGTTTTAGGCGATGAGATAAACATCTtggcagaggagagaagatggGTGTTATTTACCTTGagtttagtaaggcttttgatactgccGTCCATAGCATCCTCATGGGCAGACTGATTTAAGCACGTGCTCGGTAAGTGGGCTGCAAACCAGCTGAATGGCTGCGCTTGAAAATTTCAATCTGGCTAGAGGTCGGTCCCCAATGAGGTAGCCTCGGGCTCAAGACTGGGACCAATACTGCGTAACATCTTCATTAACGACCTGGCTGACGAGCCCAAGCACCGCCTGAGCAGCTTTGGTTAGGACACAAAATTGAGAGGAGCGGCTGATACAGCGGGTGGAGGGATGTCATCGGGCTGCAGCGACAAGCAGATGAGCGTCTCCCACCtgtcagcaaagggaaatgcacAGTCCTGCACAGGGAGCGGGGAGGAAAAACCAGTAAAGGGTAGGacctgggaagcagctctgcaggaaaggaCCCGGCCGTTGTCTTGTTGACTGCCAAGGTGGCCAGCGGTAGCCACGGGCTGCCTTAGGCAGCGCACTGCCGGCAGCTGGAGGGGCTGTTCTTCTAGCCAGCAGGGATGAGGCTGCATCTGGAGCACTGGCCCCTGTTCTGCACTCCCCGGCACTACACTGACACGGGTGTACCACAGCTGGGCCAGTAAAGGGCCACCAAGACAGTAAAGggaagagccaggctcttctcagtagCGCTCAGTGCAGTGAAAGGGCAAGAGGCAATAGCCACAAACTGAAATACGTAAACTCCatgtaaatacaggaaaaaaaatacctttttttctctttaacaatTGCAGGGATGGTCAAACAGGGGACCAGGctgcctggagaggttgtggaggCTCCATCAATGGAGAGTGCCAAAATTCTGACTGCACACAGTCCTTAGGCTCTGACCTGAGGGCAAACAGCCCACACTTAGATGACACTGCTGCGTATTCTTGGCCACAGGCTGAAGAAACAACGAGCAGCTTTGAGAGGCGAGAGCACAGTGACTTTATGTGAGTATTATTGGGCTTTTTGTTGCAGGCGTGCTCTGTGTATAACCAGCACTGCTTAGGAAGAGCCTGTCCCATCTCCTGATTACTAGGCGGGGCTTACTTGCTTTTGCTCATATCAGCCCAAAGAGTCCTCACACCCCCCTTGTAAAAGGAACAAGATTttagaaaattctttttctcttaggctattattaatagcaggaataattaataaatagatattggtCTATAGgtttaattacagaatcacagcattatctaggttggaaaagaccttgaagatcacctagtccaaccattaacctcacactgaccgttctcaactacaccatatccctaagcactatgtcaaccctaatTAATAGGgtacaggtgctctaggaacaacactgacagttcaatgcaaaTATTGCTCATTTGTCCCCTCTACAGCCCTCATCATGGCGGGCTTAAAAACCAGTCAAGCTGAATTACCAAAAATTAATCTTAGGTATTAAGTTTTAGACataacaaaagataagaaataagtgattaacttggggtaagcaatttagaaagcTAGGTAATTAGAAGCTAGACATTCATTAAGTATAGGTTAAATAGAACATCtcgagtcttttctcagaagtctaaaggtGAATTATGGTGAATAATTTAAGAAGATgactgaagactgcatcagtgagcagtggcGTCAAAGAAGAATTGGAACGGAACGATGAGAACTAGTTGAAGCTGTGGAATagaatggacttttgaaattgatgatgaattgagagctgaaagttcctgggaaatcaccaaagactctttgtattgcgTGATAGGTAGAATCATACACATACAGGGTGCTTCTTCTCAACTGGTGCCACTCACTGAGGccatggcccaactctgagttgttaataaagccagcctagagATATCTGCAGTCTGGTGAAATTCTTTAACACCCTCCAATATGGAATAAAGGGAGAGAGTGAGTCTGGCTTATTATAACACTTCTTGTTTTGCTAAAATAAAGTAGGCTTGGAGACACAGGGTCGTCTTTGGTGCTGGTAACTCCCCACCCTGAAGTGTTTTCACAGTTCAAAAAGCCAAGTGTTACCTCCAAATGCTACTCTGTGAGAGTAGGGTTGCAGTAATAATGCAGGACTTGCTGCACCTGAAAGATTTGTAACATTAGACTGAACATGGAGCTGAAATGGGTGTGCTCTGTCTTACTGCTATAGTACCTCAGGTGGCAGAAATAGCCTTGAGTAGTATTTCAGAGCCCACTCAAGCTTTACCAGGCAGCAGACCCTAGACAGGACATGTGGTAGATTAACAGATAGCTTtcaaaacttattttattttcacgTGTTTACTGACACAGGCAGAATCCACATGCGAGTTGCAGAGGTGAGGCACCATTCCACATCGTCTCTCAGAAGTAGTCGAGAGGATCATCCCTGGTTTTGCCAGTCTCAAAACTGACAAGGCTGGGACCTTGGTTCTCATGAGGAAGGCTCTGAAACACCCTTAAGTGGGCATAGCCAGTGTCGGAGTCTTGGACCTAGAAACCAAAACAGCGGGCAAGTGAAGATCAAAGCAAGTTCAAACAAAAGGATGCTCTTTACATACTTGGAAGAATCTCTTTCCTCTGGAGCTTAATTTTAGGTGTATCTCCCTTTTTACTTCAACAGCTCTTAACCCAAGTCTGGACAGTAACTGGTAGCGGAAACTGTCTACACCTGCAGAAAACTAATAAAAACTTTCTGACTCATGTGAATGGAAAATGAGTGGGACTGCTTGGGTGTGGAAGCACCAGAAGGCGCAACAGGAGAAGGGTTTTGATAGCATCCTGTTTCAGTCATCAAGATCCCAACACATCAGCTCACAGCTTCTTGGGACACTCAGGGTAGGAGACAAGAGACAAGTAAATCTTAATGACTCAGGGGTGGGGCAAGATGCAGAGACAGTGTCAGCTCCTAGAAGGTACACAAAGGTCTATCCACAACTGACACATGGTCCTAAGAAGCAATGACAACCTGAAAGTCAGGAGCCCTTGTCTTCAGAATTACTGCAATCCGTGCCTGAACAGACAGCTcaacacatcgcgatgcttgtggGAGTGAGTGTGAGTgcctgaaataaatactttttaaaatgaactccccttcccctgcagaaAGTCCTCACATAAAGACTTGCTACAAAGTTGTATAATTTCGTGTACACAGAGCCAAGCACAACAGGTGCTAAACTCTCACTGtgaggtgtatatatatatatatatatatatatatatatatatatatatatatatatttccattaATAATAGAAAGTTTCACGCCTTAAGCTCTAAGAGGTTTTTACGTGCTTTCTGGTGGCTGCGTCGTGGCACTATGTTTGCCTTGGTCTGGTTTACATTCAAGCTGTAACTCTGTTGTTGGTAAAATAGTAGTGATGTGGAAAATTCAGAAGTATAAAAGAAGGAATCTCATGACAGAGCTCATTCCAGTTAATGCTAAAATGAGTAGCTGTTTCCTGTCACTTGCAAGATTgggaaataatctgttttcagtgTTGTAAGTGGATTTCTTCCAAGTTTAGTAACACGTCAGTCTTCCTTTCTGAGTAGTTTGGTCATGAGGCTTAGCATGGACAGCAGACAAGTATTTTACATTGCTTAGGTCAGCAGTAAGATGGAAGAAATGCAACTGGGCATGACTTCTGGCTTTGCTGCAGCCCTCCTGTAAATTTTCACTAAATCTTCACTACTCAGTACTTTGTCCACAAAGCAAAAGCACATCTCCCAGGAGCAAGGGGAAGATAAACATCATTGATGTAAGTCTCAGACTAGCCATATAACAGGTAGTCTGTCTGCGCAATCCCCTGGTGCCCACAGAGCAGAAATAGCTGTTAAGAGTTATTTTCAGGAAGGACCTGGGAAAGAAGAAGGTTTGGCAGCGTCTGTCCTTCCTGGGATCAACCGAATATGAGAAACGTGGCGTCAGTGCTCATAATGTCTCTCTGCAGAATTACTATCCCCCAAACCCCACCTGCCAATTCCTTTAATAAAAAGATTCTAACCCTTGTCAAGGGAGCATATCCGACCAGGCATATGTCTGCACACATGTGGCGTTAAGATACAGCATGTGCAGTATTTAAATACTTAAGTACTTAATATACAATGTTTGTATATTAAGTTTGTACTTAAATACAATGTTTGATCTGCTTCCAGAAAGCCAGCCTGCCACTAAGCAATGCTTTCTGGCCTTTGCTTGCAAAATATGCCCAGCAATTTCTTATATGTTACTTCACAGAAAGCTGCTCAAATCCACAGGTAAGCTTTTCTAGTAGACAACAAATGGTGCTATCAGAGGGCTCCAAATTAAGCGTTACCCGTTCTTCCCCCACAACAGAAAGGGGGTTTTGAAAATATAGGAAGAACTAGCAGGCAAAACTGTACCTCTGCAGCACCTGACACAGAACCGAAACATCAACACACATGCTTGCGTGCACAACTAGTCAGCAGAgtatcacataatcacagaatcatctcggttggaaaagactttgaagatcatctagtccaactatgaacctcacactgactgttctcaactccaccagatccctcagcactgggtcaacccgactcttcaacccctccagggatggggactccccccctgccctgggcagcccattccaacgcccaacaaccccttctgcaaagaaatacttcctaagagccagtctgaccctgccctggcgcagcttgaggccattccctcttgtcctattgcttgttccttggttcaagagactcatcccccctctctgcaccctcctttcagggagttgtagagggcgatgaggtctcccctcagcctcctcttccccagactaaacaaccccagctccctcagccactccttgaaTATGAGATGAGTATGAGATGCTTCCATTagatttttttagatttaaattaaatttgctcTAACTCTCCATCAGATCCTCAGGCTGACTTCAAATTCATCATAATAAACACAATTGGAGGACACAGAGGCAACAGGAAAGCTACTTTGCCTTGAAAGGAAACAGGAGAGCAGAGCTATGACTTGTTTAAATAATTGCAGCTGATAAGGCAATCTTTGAGGCTTTGAGCGAGATGATCCTAAGAAAGTTATCATTCACATCTGAAGCAGCACAGTGCAGGTTTTATACGTTTTCATATTCCTGTTCTACAGTAGCACCAAACAGAGCAATTTTATAATCACCTGGAGACAGTCCCTAACTCTATTAGTGACATCAGATGGTCTTCTACTacatttgcttctctttcttgctATAAGCCACTATATTGTTTGACTACAGAGCGCTCCCTCCTATGATACATACAAACCTTAATAAAGTAGTTGATCCCAGCAACCAGCTGAGTCCTATACACTATGGCTTGAAAGATGCTGCATGTCCTGTTTACCCTGCTTTCAAACTGTGGCTTCACctgtaaaaaagaaagggaaaaatggttGGGCAGGTTCATATTTAGGCTTTTCTTTCAATCTGTCACTCCGATTTTCATCCTTTCAAACACACACCCTTAATCAAAGGAGCGGAGAAAGGAGACAAGAAAGGAGCGGAGAAAGGAgcggagaaaggaagggaagagagtcACCACCACttgatccagcattgtctcaggtccagtaatcttgggtggtgggtacACACCCAGCGAAGTTTTCTGTCGCTTTTAAGTTCCTCTTATCAGCAGATTAGCATACTAGGCAAAGAGAGGCAGGTCTGTGTGTGCGTTGAGGGAGAAATTGGGTGcatccaattgagtcagtggttgtgcttgccctgccacctttacttctcccccagttcccccagatttttgctgacttcctgcttcttgagcaatcaccTGGCTTCCTAGGGCaggatgctcacctcttatcagttcttactACCTCTTGGCAAGGTCTGCATGGTAtcggcttacacaatggagccacaAAGTAtctggcttacacaatggagccagtgactTCCCTCTGAGGCTCCCCTAAGGAGCCCGTCAGTACAACCAtaagggagtgggggggtgcaaccttcaatacactcctgcttccttgggtgacattcctgagactaatcacaaaggccacagcttgtccttgaggttttctgtgtcgataaATGCTCGAGGCATtaattctttcagttccttacagcatTGCCTCCAGCTTTCTTTCAAATCCTGTTAGAATTAGACTCCTAGTTGACTCCCCCGGCCCCAAAAGCTGTCCAGCTAAACTGCCTCCTGCTCAGTATAGGGAAACTGCCACCTGCTGCCCTTTTAATTCTGTGCCAAAGGAACTAGGTAGCAAGCTATGCTCCCTAGCAGGGTACACCCCACAGCAGCCACAGGTAGAGAGCGGTGCCTGGAACACCTGCGcccctgccagccagcctgggAGTCTGCAGACCCCCGTTGTGTTTCACAGCCTCAGAGCTGCACTCGAtctgtttaatgtttttctttaagggCCTGCAATAAACAGGGTTATTTGAGGGTATGAAAGACAACCACCTGATCAAGTAGTTCCTACGAGTTATTCTAGTGCTGGTGGAAGCCCTGCAGCTAAAGCTGtaatttaaactaaatacaaccTTAAACATCTAGAACCGTGTAAAATACAAACCACAGTAATAGTTTAGCCCAGGACTAAACTACATACTTGCATCTCCCAAACTGGAAGTACAACCTTCAGACTATGAGCCAGAAATCAATCCCAGACCTGCACAAGCATCATTAGTCATTTACTGCGTAGCAGCTGCAGATACTGTAGTTCCAGAAGAAACAGTGCTCTGTGCTGATAGCATTTATGCTCACAGCTCAGGTAGACATGTTTATGCACAGTACTCAGTGTAAGCCCTGTAGATCTTAAAATATGCACAGTTCAGACATCTACAGCCTTTTCgcatacatatttaaaaaaaaaaaaaaaaggtgtaataGTTTTTCCTGAAACACACAAAGTATAGGGCAAGTTTTAAGTTCACCAGCAGTCACAGTGGTATTGTCCTCTCAGAGGTGAAACATCTGTGTAATTACTAGGCTGAAAGGGCAGGGGGATAGCAGGGGAGACAGCTGTGAGCAGCAGTGGAAGCCTGGCCAGGTGTCTGAGGCATCATGATTTACGTACCAGTGACTGTTTTACTATAGTTGTTTGCATCTGATGACACAAATTCCCTACAGAAAAGCAACTGCAGTGAATGTAACCCGAAAACTTGTTTCTGTCATCTACAAAGCGTAAACATTCGCCCCCGAAAGGGGCCGGCAGCATGTCAGCACTTCTCACCACCCACCTGTTCCCCAGAAACGCACAAAATTATTTGGCTTTCTCAGCACATCTACCTACAGCTGGCTGCCACTCCCCTGGCATTCCTTCCTAGCAGGCAGGTCCTGGAAAGCACCCTAAGAACATCCAGATCAACTATTGCCAGAGACAGGAATTAATCCAATTCAGCACATTCAGGCTCCTCATGATCTCTCACTCTGCTCTTCTGAGCAGCTTCCACAGGGTTTCTGTAACAGAGAGCCAACAGCTATACTTTCAGCTCGGGAGCTGCTAACTCTAACATACCAGGGAAACTTCATTTTCCAACCCTCTTCCAGCTGGCTGGGTCTGGGGGCTCCTACGATGCTCCTAAGCGGCAATTTTTGGTACATGTTATTCCTCtctcagaacaaaacaaagccagtTCTGTCCAGATTTATGATCTCTCCCAACCTCTGACCCCTATGTCCCCCATTTGTTATTTATTGACAGAGCCTTCAGTAAAATCAGGCAGGCAGACAGCTCCTTAATCCTCAGATGGAAAAATATAACACTCCTAAGCTCTTACCTAACAGCTCCTTAAAGCCAAAACATTCCTCAGTTTTAGGCGACAGCTGTAAAGCAAGGAGCCTGAATAAATAATATTCCCCAGCTCACTAAGGATGACTACAGGCAAGGCACAGGTATAAGTAAATAATTATGTAATCCCAAGAGCAGACAGACCTTGGGCATCCCAAGGTCTGCAGATGCTCTTCACAACTTCACTCAAATCACATGAATTGCTTCTCTGCTTAGCAGAGCATAAAATCCCACAGAACTGCACCACTAAAGCATGACGCCGTTATCTGGCTGGAAGCAGAGCAGGATTCCCTCAACGTAAGGTTTGTCTCCACAAGAATATTTTCCTTGGAGAACTATACCAAAGGCTCTGCAGTGGAGTGTGacctttttcaaaggaaaaggacCAGGAAGAATTCTCTTTCCAGAGCTCAGcacaaagcaaacatttcaccttgcagaaaataaagagcaaaaaatcatgttttcattt
Protein-coding regions in this window:
- the LOC141916820 gene encoding cystatin-A-like encodes the protein MTHVCVYIDEMPGDCLDCAELPSSESPSISKKLPATMMTGGLSDTKPATPEVQHIVNQVKPQFESRVNRTCSIFQAIVYRTQLVAGINYFIKVQDSDTGYAHLRVFQSLPHENQGPSLVSFETGKTRDDPLDYF